AGTGTACGTAAAGCTATCCTCAGAGGGGATTCGGAAGAAGCTATCCGAAATAGCTGGCAAAAGGAATTACAGGCTTATAAGGAGAATAGAAAGAAATATCTTCTTTATGAGTAAAAAACAACTATCATACTCTCATCCATTATCATAAATCACTTATTACTAAAACAATAAGTATGAGAGATACCTGTTATTTTCGGTATCTCTCATACTTAGACCATCAAAAATGGGGTATCTCTCATACTTGACTACTTCATCTCCTCTTCCGAACTCTCATCTTTTTTCCGTTCACCATCAACTAGCAATACACTTTTTGCATTAAGCGGAGATATTACAGGCCGTTTTAACTGACTTTCCAGTTGCTTGCGAGCAACTTTTGCTACATTCCCTCCATCTTTTGCCACTTCGGCATTCTCGGCGAAACCGGATGGGTTTCTCTCTTTGGATAAATCCGTAGTAGCCGTTTCGGCAAGCATATTAAGGATTAGTTCAGTGTTCGTCATATTGTCACGAAGACTTTCTTTCTTCAATCCTTTAAATTGCTTATATTCTTTCGCAGACTTTTCAGCCCATGTCTGATAAATAATATCCGTTAATGCAGCAAACTGAACACCCTCTTGCATTCCATTCCTTTTCCATTCATCAGTGAGTTCCTTTCGGACTTCAATTGATTTCAATCGTTGATTAATCCAATTGTCCGAGTAACCCAAAGATTTATATTCCATCATTGCCCGATTAATGGTCAGTTCGGGATTCTGCATTTCATCCAAACGTTCTTTGGCAACTTGTGCCATCCACATTTTAAACGGTTCGGCTTTTGGCGAAGGAATTGACTGGATAAGACGAAAAAGTTGTTGGGTGGTAGCCACATCTGTCTTATACAGTTTACCGTCGGAAGAGGGTAATTTCAGTTGTCCGATTTCTTCGGACAACTGACTTCCCTCTGTTTTCAATTTCTTTTTTAAATCCCCCCAATACTTGCGCGGGCGGTCACTGTCTGTTAATACTTCGATCACATCAACAATAGAAAAATACCACTCTTCCTTTTGGTCATCCCAAACAGCACGAATCTTTTTATCTTCAAATACTTTTATAGCATCTTTTTTAGTCATAGCACTATATATATGATGTAAATAATTACTAAATAACAATTTCTATTCCACTTCCAAAGGAACAACGTGATAATACGTACCGTACGTCTTCCGTTTGGATTTCACCCCAAGCCGTTGCAAGATACGTCCGAAATAAGAAGCCTGTCTGGCGGAGAATGTCATTTTACTCGCTTTCTGAATCCGTCGCAGAATGTCGATAGCCAGCAACCATTCGCCTTCCTCCTCTTCTTCCGCCCCACGATAATAAACCATAAACAGTTGTTCGATGGCAGGTGATTGTTCAAACTCACGATTGTTTTCCGTCATGATAGCCTCTTCTTCGGAGTCAAACCAATAACGTTCGTTATGATAAAGCAACTCCAGCGCCTGTGCATACAGTTGTTCATAATCAATAGGACGCGACACATCTATAACTCCCGTCATATAGATACCGATGAAACGTCGGCTACCGGAAGTATCCGTCAACAAATCCCGATGATTGCTCGTGGCAATGAACGAAGCATACCGGCGAAGCTCTTCCACCGCCGAAGCATTCGGACGACGCGTGTTCACTACCGGCTTTTGCAGAATATGTTTCAGAAAAGCCTGCTGAGTAGGACTAATCTGATCGAATTCATCCATATTAATAAGCAGAAAGCGATTCAGATACAACTCCGCATCCCGCTTCCGGCTGAAATCAATACTGTCCGTATAATAAGCCTGCAAAGCAGGCGGAAGAAGCATTCTGCAAAAAGTTGATTTCCGGTATGCCTGCGGGCCAATCAGCAAAGGCGAAGTACTGTTCGCATGCTTCTTGTCCATCCCCCTCCAATGGGCAATCATGCTTAGAAACCATCGCCGGAACAACGGCGCCCAATGCGGATTATCACAGGGAACCCGGTTAGCCAGTTCCAAAATCCGGTCCTTAC
The DNA window shown above is from Bacteroides faecium and carries:
- a CDS encoding BRO-N domain-containing protein, with product MTKKDAIKVFEDKKIRAVWDDQKEEWYFSIVDVIEVLTDSDRPRKYWGDLKKKLKTEGSQLSEEIGQLKLPSSDGKLYKTDVATTQQLFRLIQSIPSPKAEPFKMWMAQVAKERLDEMQNPELTINRAMMEYKSLGYSDNWINQRLKSIEVRKELTDEWKRNGMQEGVQFAALTDIIYQTWAEKSAKEYKQFKGLKKESLRDNMTNTELILNMLAETATTDLSKERNPSGFAENAEVAKDGGNVAKVARKQLESQLKRPVISPLNAKSVLLVDGERKKDESSEEEMK